In Geotalea uraniireducens, one genomic interval encodes:
- a CDS encoding ABC transporter ATP-binding protein: protein MAPVSLEDVSFRYRRQPVIERLNLACGDGGVLALLGPNGSGKTTLLKLLLGILEPSSGRVRLDGRDLRRIPARERARRLAYVPQVHREAFGYRVFDVVLMGRMPHSGFLGRYGVTDRRLAGEALERLGIGHLAERPYTEVSGGERQLALIARALAQGARTLVLDEPTNGLDYGNQQRLLDRLARLRRDGYSCIFTTHHPDHARRVADRVVMLRRGEIVRDGAPGEIVTAAGVAALYGLEPDPAADHAQGDARCFP from the coding sequence ATGGCCCCGGTCTCCCTGGAAGACGTCTCGTTCCGCTATCGCCGCCAGCCGGTGATCGAACGGCTCAACCTCGCCTGCGGGGATGGCGGGGTGCTGGCGCTGCTCGGTCCCAACGGCAGCGGCAAGACTACCCTGCTCAAACTGCTGCTCGGTATCCTGGAGCCGAGCAGCGGCCGGGTCCGGCTCGACGGCCGCGACCTCCGCCGCATCCCGGCACGGGAGCGGGCCCGGCGACTGGCCTACGTCCCCCAGGTGCACCGCGAGGCGTTCGGTTACCGGGTGTTCGACGTGGTGCTGATGGGCCGGATGCCCCACAGCGGCTTCCTGGGGCGCTACGGCGTTACGGACCGGCGCCTGGCCGGCGAAGCCCTGGAGCGGCTCGGGATCGGCCACCTTGCCGAGCGCCCCTACACTGAGGTCAGCGGCGGCGAACGCCAGCTGGCGCTGATCGCCCGGGCGCTGGCCCAGGGGGCGCGAACGCTGGTGCTGGACGAGCCGACCAACGGCCTGGATTACGGCAACCAGCAGCGGCTTTTGGACCGGCTTGCCCGACTTCGGCGGGACGGCTACAGCTGCATTTTCACCACTCACCATCCGGACCACGCCCGGCGGGTCGCCGACCGGGTGGTCATGCTGCGGCGGGGGGAGATCGTCCGGGACGGAGCCCCCGGCGAGATCGTTACCGCCGCCGGCGTGGCCGCCCTGTACGGCCTGGAGCCCGACCCGGCGGCCGACCATGCACAAGGAGACGCGCGATGCTTTCCGTAA
- a CDS encoding ABC transporter substrate-binding protein produces the protein MLSVTTAADNYDDDFGALDLFAGFPCPLKVPLETELAGLLASRRERGAALTSTLDACDQLSLVDRADGIELLDELPDLIVTSGLNGFLSHPFRRRFLDPGLFHCWAEYPVHPRLAALGLPDPGSLFRMIAVNLYVLAVDKSRLGSLPMPRRWADLLEPCYGGTTAICAHGGSFNESAILSLHALFGDAGLRTLARTIGYGLHPSQFVKRLGLGKPDTPAIAMLPLFFARTAKDQENLAIVWPEEGALATPLFMLVKETSRDRLADVVDFFTGPRVAEICAGALFPAVHPAARQVIPEDAPLRWPGWPYLLAHDLARLRRATQSTFVAAWQAAHRDRAIP, from the coding sequence ATGCTTTCCGTAACGACCGCAGCCGACAACTACGATGACGATTTTGGCGCCCTGGACCTCTTTGCCGGTTTCCCTTGCCCGCTTAAGGTCCCGCTGGAAACCGAGCTGGCCGGCCTGCTGGCGAGCCGGCGGGAACGGGGCGCGGCGCTGACCAGCACCCTCGACGCCTGCGATCAGCTCTCGCTGGTCGACCGGGCGGACGGTATCGAGCTGCTCGACGAGCTGCCCGACCTGATCGTCACTTCCGGGTTGAACGGCTTTCTCTCCCACCCCTTCCGTCGCCGCTTCCTTGATCCCGGGCTGTTCCACTGCTGGGCCGAGTACCCGGTCCATCCGCGGCTGGCGGCGCTCGGACTCCCCGACCCGGGCAGCCTGTTCCGGATGATTGCGGTCAATCTGTACGTGCTGGCGGTCGACAAGTCCCGGCTCGGCTCGCTGCCGATGCCGCGCCGCTGGGCGGACCTGCTGGAGCCGTGCTACGGCGGTACCACCGCCATCTGCGCCCATGGCGGCTCGTTCAACGAGAGCGCCATCCTCTCGCTCCATGCGCTGTTCGGCGATGCCGGCCTGCGCACCCTGGCGCGGACTATCGGCTACGGCCTCCACCCGTCCCAGTTCGTCAAGCGGCTCGGCCTTGGCAAGCCGGATACGCCGGCCATCGCCATGCTGCCGCTCTTCTTCGCCCGGACGGCCAAGGACCAGGAAAACCTGGCGATCGTCTGGCCCGAGGAGGGGGCCCTGGCCACGCCGCTGTTCATGCTCGTCAAGGAGACGAGCCGCGACCGGCTGGCTGATGTCGTCGACTTCTTCACCGGCCCGCGGGTGGCCGAAATCTGCGCCGGAGCGCTGTTCCCGGCTGTCCATCCCGCCGCCCGGCAGGTCATCCCCGAGGATGCGCCGCTGCGCTGGCCCGGCTGGCCGTATCTTCTGGCACACGATCTCGCGCGGCTGCGGCGCGCCACCCAAAGTACCTTCGTCGCGGCTTGGCAGGCGGCCCACCGCGATCGGGCCATCCCATAA